From the genome of Ciona intestinalis chromosome 4, KH, whole genome shotgun sequence:
cTATAGTTTAGTGTTGCTTAAAATTTGGATACTCAACGTATTATTCCATTTGCGACTATTAAATATGGTAAAGCCATGCccattgaaattaaaaacgcATTAAGTCAACAACTTGGAGCATTTTAGACTGAACCAGGTGCACGTCAttcaatatgacgtcaccCGTGATGACCTCATCGCCTAAGGAAGTCGCTCGTTAAAATATTCCCTGCCACGTGTGAAATATAATTGCTAACATGACAGGTACCTACTTATATCTCAAGTTATTTTGTGGACATAGGAAACTAATACTTATTCGCACCGTCTAGTACGTTTCCATGacaaatttagaaatttatcTGTCTGGCATTTTGttcgtatttttaacttaattcggggtacaaaataaaatctatgttatgcaaaaaatatagatataaaaaatctttaaaactatttaaagttttagttgttatttgttttcttcgGAATATTacgtgttttataacattatttttaaaccgtattttttaaaaagttcttTTAACTGTCTGCAATAAACGTCtggtaaaagtaaaaagttcttccgtaaaacaataaatcttTAACTTTTCAGACTTAAAAGTCAATAGTAGGCGGCGTCAAAACACATCAAACCATTAAGTGAaccttaaaatattgtaacataACCCGTGTTggtgtataaacaacaaacaacaagcaCTTAACCTTGGTTGCCTAAGGTTTGTACGTGAATGTGATAAACATGTTGTGTTAGGTACACAGATATAGGCTACAGCTGTATTTTGCTTTCTGTTGGTTTTGCAAGTTAGGCAAATATTTTAAGGggttataaatacaaatatgaaAAATGTAGTCAAAAGttgcaattatttaaatgatatTAGGTCatgccttttttattttttttcgtcTATCGACTGTTTTACAATATAGCAACGTGTACGTAATTTAATTTCGTGCGTAGAAACGTTAAACAAACCAGATGTACGTATGGACTTTCGAAATACGTAGAGAACTTCGTACACACCTgttactgttatttttttaacaattaatcaaaattattgtttattttttactgacGTCAATCATAATTTCAATTTTCCGCTAATTACAATTTCCGCGTCCAGTTCCACTTTCATTTCAcgctttatttaaacaatagagATCTTTTTCCGcctaattaaaataacttcGTGCCAACTTGCACGGCTGTATTGACGATTGCAACTAATTAAAATTGATGGGTTGATTTATTTCGAAACATAAAcatgaattatttattctatttgtaTCTAATTGAGTACAGAATGAAGTCATTAAAATCGGCTCGTTAAACCCTATGATATGCGACAAAATACGACTCTATTAGTTTTGTTAGTTTTAGAAACACCCGTGACGGTTACTACTCAATGATAAACAAATGTTGCCTAATTTATTTTCACCTCGGTTGAACCAGAAACGCCGTAAAGTTAAGgctataaacaaataaagcttTAATCGTTGTGTAAATTACCTCTAAAATGAAATACCTACACTCATAGAAGCCATACTTGCGTGTTATGTGTCTTGGAGGGTAAATTTTATAGTTAACAAAATACGTATATGCAACTggtttaatttgaataaaaaaattacaaaacatatatagttgAATCTTAATGTCGGGAACTAAATTATGAAGTTTGATATACAGTTAAGAAagcaaacattgtttaaacatgacCGCGACAAACTTGCTTAAAAAGGCCTGGCAGTCTTGAATAAATACTTCTATcatactttaaatataaaccataCGCCCAGCATGACACAGTAAACCTTCCATGAAGCAGCACTTATAAATTAATTGTAACATCACCCATAGATGTTGTGAATGCAAATTAACACCCGATCAAGTTTTTCGCTTGAAACTATCAGATTTAATTATTTGTCATTTGAAAGCCCCAAACTTAACACGATCCGCCGAACTTCGCCGACCGTTTCACGATTGTTTGTTCTTGTACTAACGACGTTACGTTTCGCCCAGTTGCGTCTTACCACGTTCAATTTTAAAGAAAGTAATCTCGCAAATGGAAGCGTGCGCTTGATTATTCTAAAACTCAAATATAGACAATGGAAAAGCGTCATTGAACGCGTGTGTCGATTTAATTCGAGATTGGAGTGGGAGGGGGTCGTGGTTCAATTGCCGATCACGCGTATCGCTTCAACCTATTGTTCTGCAATAATCGGATTTACAAATCGAAGGTCGATCAGAAACCTCTCAGGCCTTCGCGATGAGATGACGTTGTATTCTCGTTTATTGTCGcctgtatgacgtcataaattaaaataattaagatAGAGTAtggcatttttttgtaaaaaataaaattttaaatttttgtattatgtaCGCCATaccgttttttaaatttatagctACTATCGTATTAAAAAGGGTAAGTAAAATGGttcatgtgttttattttgtttcgtcccatttgatagtaaataaagaacatttacagagttataactgtatcctcgaGACCCttaaaaacgttgttaattgttaaaaacacgaatagtaaaaatgggatattttatacttatacgttgtccatcttaccccacagtattatatttatttttaagtaatttccttttataaatattttaccaaacaCGTATAAAAAATCCTACATAATAATGTTTACCGAAAACATATAGACTTTACATTCCATAAGCGTTAAACACATAGCATTCAAACCCCTTGTATTCCATCgcaattaaaaccaaatattcAAGGCCGTGATCTTATCCATTTTAATCCGAGGGTGGATTAATAAACCACACCTCAAAGAACGACATAAGTGTTATTATGATCTCACACATGCTCGCTTATGGAATGATCCACCAGATAAAAGATTAGACATACGAGGATTATTTTAACAGAGTAATCTATCCAAGTAAAGGGGTAAATGATGCTGTATGCGTTATGTAATGTAAATTAGATGcatattgaataaatggatgtcgttataacatggatgtttcGCACACTTCGTGTCGGCTTATAAGTTACAGTTtactactatatgtaaaagtACATTGCAAGTtgttttagatatatatatataggggcACACCTGTGCACATATATgtgatgaaataaaacacatttaaacggCGACATAAAACAATgacttctttgtttacgattGTTTATAGTCGCGGTCTTTCGCCTTTTCGCACCTTTGTGGCATTTGTTTGATTGATGACGTAGCTCGGGAGCGCGCGAGGTCACCGCGGGGATACCAAGCACCCGAATCCCGCCATTTTGAACGAAAAATGTCGGCCCAGGTGTCACACTATACACGCGGAGAATTGCGTAAATATCCGCTCCCGCAAACAAAATACTTCGTGTGGTTTCGTAACACGGTTTTCTAATGCTGTATGCATTTCACCAATGCGGTGTATATGCAGCTGTACTTTACCATTTCACCTGTTCACTAATTAACTTATATCGTTTCCTATTTTAAACGTCGTCATAGTAACCGAAAACggtatttttatgtgtttaaatCAACATAATGGATTTTAGATGTACGGGGGTCCAGCACGCAGTTAATCgctcttttaaattaaaacagcgcAGAATAGGTTATAGTAGGTGAAGTAACTATAAAGCGgcgttgttaaaaaaatataaaaatggaaAGTATggttttatgtgttaaaggcgTCCATTTTCCCCAGAGTACAAAACAAATGCTTCTGTGTTGATATTCCTATTCATTAACCCCATGTAATAGAGTGGTTGTGTTACATTTTCAATATgcgttttttattattcattgaCCTTAAATCGGCGATGACAAAAGATCCTTTAATCCGGAAAAGACTAGAAAGTTTAATCCAAACTTTAAACGAGCGTGTAAACGATTACTTGACGAATTAAACCCACGATTCCCATGCAGATATACTAATAGATATAGTTACCAAATCAAGGCTAACGCTACATTATcctaaattgtatttaatttacgAAACGGCCAAACCGGCGCCGTTGTTTCAATGTCTCGACAAAACGACGCTCTTTTTCAAGcaagttaattaaaataggATTGCCTGTCTTTTCCCATACTATCCAGAAACGCCTGTACTTGTTTTTCGTGTGAATAGCTGCACTAAATCCCAAGCGGACACCGGCGTATTAtctgttatgtattttttcaataaaataaagcttTGCATGTCGTTCTCATACATCCCTGCCACTGACTGCACATTACAAAGACATCGTACACCTTTGAGGGTTACACTAACACTACATATTGTATGGGAATAAATAAGCAACACACACAAGCAATTACCGTGGCCAAATAAGCGAAAAATTGACCATTACTCCAATACAGGTTGTTGCTAATTTGATGAGACAGTTGGGTGGACTGAAATAAATAAGATTGTTAATTGAAAACCAACTTTCTTTCGCTGAACGAACAAATGAAGTGGTAATTCACTTAAACaaattgatatatagtagagtgggggaagatgagacatctttaacacataatacccaaatagcctgatcgtgttttaaacaattaacaacggtctgtggaagtcatgaagatacggttttataatttatcgaatttttttgtttactaccaaacgaaaagagaaaactaaacgaaaaagtgtcccatcttcccccaccctactatatagtaagttggggtaataagATGCTCCACGTTTTCAAGATTGTTttatcgtgaggatacggttttataattatttaaatgttttttgtttactaccaaatgggacgagaaaatagaatcaaagggttgtccatcttccccctccctactatacattaatcaatgtgtaagtttaacttttttaaaaagcttaacttttgtaagtttaacttttttttcgggttcaaaactttaacaatTTGGGGTGTAACGATAGAAAGCATATAAGCCCAAATGGTAAAGGTTAATAAAACCTTAAACTGTCTTacaatttgcaaaaaaatcgtttaaacTTAAGTTTACAAGCGGCCAGCGACGTTCTGTTTATTTTCCGACTTTaagacattttaatttaaaacaaattaattaaatcaaaagtaaatttattttctaagtTTAAAACCGACACCTGCgaacaatgacgtcacgctACTCATTGTTACGTAGAAgtcaaacacaacaaaaattcGTTTCATTATATGCGTAAGCAAATTTCgttctgacgtcacagacgtCCAGCAACGCATTCGAACGTAAACCGCGCAGCTGCCGTTGTAACGACCTTCAAGACGCAAATGAATCTGTTTTTAATTGACAAATATtgctgtatttatttaattgaattttGATGCCGTCACACGTGTTGCGTCACGGTTATTTgacgtatttttttaaattataagttCAAGCAGAAcgtgaaataaaacaaattaaactgaCCGAGTATTTCTAAATGCAGTTTTAGTAATTTTcgtaacaattaaaataattgcttCATCactttgaaaaacaaacaaatatagaCATATGTGATtctgttgtttaaacaaactgatTTTATTGCTACATaatgatatataatatatagtgggttaCGGTAAGATGgactatgtttttattttcttttagcattccatttggtcgtaaacaaagacagtttatagaattatataaataaccatGAATTATTGACTTCgaaatttgatatttaaaaatggaaaatgttttggtaaaatttactttaatatttaatttgcaaaATATCAAACAGAAGTTGTTattgtcaaataaaacaaaacaatcttgtttgtgacgtcaaaatCAATGAAATTTTCTCCCGCAGCGATGACGCAATTGTTCCTCCTATGTCGATGCTGGGTTGTGATTGGACGAGAAGTGatgaaaaaaaggaaaaaagtgCGAGTATATAAAGGCGGTTGCACGTGTCGAAAATCACTTGTTCGTGTTAGCAGCGTAAAGCATTAATCAATATAAATAGAGAAGGCgggtttatatattatatgtgtaGTAGAAGAGCTTCTTTTTTAAGTAATGtggattaaaaatgttcaaagtATAGCGCATTGGAAAAGCGAGACATTTAGTGTTAAAtctggtttattttataacaaaaattctaactttgtaaataagactaaataaaaatgttgccaaaatatttttaaaagtttacataaATAACACAGACATTTTTGCGTTGTTTTGGGTATGCTAAGACAGATTTcagagaaattaaaaaatggatTTGTTGTTTTCTGTTGAGGATCATATGAATGTTTATTGTGATTGCATAAAATATGCAATAGTAATATTGTCATTgcacagtttaaatttttatcgCCAGAACTATATATTGGATACcaaatttgttataaataattccgtaacaaatattttaatgacttTAGAATTAATTCGGAAACTTTTTCAAGATGAAAGACTTTCAATCGTGGGAAAGTTATCGCttcaattgtgacgtaacattgcTAATTGTCAGGGTCACAGAAcaagttacgtcataattagtTTCATTGTTTTCCAAAACTTTGACGCGCGGTGTCTCAGATGAAATTGTCAATTGAAACATTTGTGtctaaaaattcaaattccgtaaaattaaactttacatttGCTATTGCTGCAGTGTAATAAACGTCGCTGTGCTTTTACAAGATACCAGTTTAGAAAGCTATTAGTTAAGCTTGCTATAGCAATTGATATATAGGCAGTCAGTGCCTGAGAAACCAAGTTATTTAATGGCCGTATAATCGCCATTTTGAATTTATGTGTTGCAAaaacttttactttaaatttaaattatcaaattattttcactttctaaacttgattttaattttttacagattCTGTATTACTTTTGCAAATCtttgaattaaaaatgccACGACCAGGACGAGACTCATATGGCGACCAAAAGCCGCCATATTCTTACATAGCCCTTACGGCAATGGCAATTCAATCTTCACCGAACAAGATGATGAGCTTATCTGAGATCTACCGCTATATTATGGACCGTTTTCCTTTCTATCGAAACAACACTCAACGGTGGCAGAATTCGTTACGACACAATCTCTCATTCAATGATTGCTTCGTCAAAGTTCCTAGACGGGGCGACCAACCCGGCAAAGGTAGTTTATGGAGTCTCCATCCGACTTGTGGAGAAATGTTTGAGAACGGAAGCTTTCTGCGAAGAcgaaaaagatttaaaacaaattcgcCGCAACGACGGTCTGTGATTCAAAATGGCGTCAGTCATCATGCGCTGTCGCGGTACCAACACATCGCGAACGTTCGAAGCGGAGAAGTTGGTTTGAACTCCATCGAAGACAACCCGTCTTATAATATGATCAACCGCCATAACTTATACCAGGCACAACAACAACTGCTTAACCGGCCCCGTTTCGGTACTTTCCCAACCCCTGGGTTCCCAATGAAACCCGGTATGATGGGCCACCCCCTCAATCCCCAATATTTACCCAGTTTACCAGGAATGCAAAGCTCAGAGGCCGCAGCCGCCGCAGTGGCGTATTTCAGATCAGCGATGACGGGATTCCAAAGCGTAGTGAACAAAATGTCGGTCGGAGACTTACAGCAAGCGGCTCTTGCCAGTCGTATGAAATATCCAGTATTCAACACTCTACAAGGTGTATTTCCCAATGCAAACGCACCTAACCTAAATATTAATATGGAATCCAAACAAGAGTTATCATCAGATGGCTTAAAATCTGAAAACTCGCCATGCTCGTCTCGACCGCCTTCTAGCGACGAAGAAAACTCCACATTTCCAATCCCTAGTCCAACTTCGCCAAAACCAAActcaaaaattaacttttcgATCGAGAACATTATCAGCGGTCGATTCTCGCCGAAAGAACCGAAACAAGACGAGCAATCAGTCTCACCGGTCGCGCCAAGCAAGAAACGATGCCAAAACCATGACTTCGAATCAAACGCGAAAAGAATTCGCAGAGACACAGACCGAGCTTCGACACCATGCATGCTGGAAGCCTACCCAAAAGTAGCGCTTCCAAAATCGCCGCAAAACATTATCCAACCTGATGATACCCCGCGTACATCGACCCCAAAGCCAGCAGTATATTCCGACATAAAACCTCAGTTGGTAACTTTTCCTTTCCGTACGAACTTCAATTCCACAACGGAAGCTCCACGGTTTCGCGATTCCTTGGCGGAATATTCGGCGTTGTACAAAAGCACAAAAGTTGTCGAATACAACCACCCCAAAACCTCCCAGTCTAAATACGCTCCTCCAATACAAGAAAACGACGATGTTACATTTTCAGCTTTCGCGAAGCTAAAACGATTCACGGAGCTTCAAGTCCAATAAACTCGAATcaaaacctgaaaaaaatgCTGCCCACTGCTCCTTAGTTCTAGTATTACTGTGTTTACTGTTATATGCATCTTGTTGTTGACGTCACCAAATAAAATtcaagaatataaaaaaagcttttctGTCATCCATTTTAAAAGGAACTTTAAACTCGGTGcgttaaacaacttttattaaacgACAACAGACAGACGTGTATACTACTTCCACACATgttgtttagtttatttagGAAAATATACACTGAAGCGAAACCTTTGTAGTCGATATACGTAAAAAGGAACcgctaataataaataaactatatgtTAGTATTTGATAAACTTATTGGGAATATTGACCAAAATTTCAGTAAAGAATTTGAAATTCaactaattttaatatatattgtaggctataggttggggtaagatggtagaTGTTTTCATGCTTTTTTATCtcctaatttggtagtaaaacaaaaaatatttacagaactaaaTAACCGCATTTATACGACTTTAGAAAAAcgtgttaattgttaaaaacacggttaAACAGTGTGAGATAATATGTGTTatcggtatccatcttaccccacgtaCTTATAATATACAGGAAGTTAGCGTTGTTAGATATtgtatgtgttttgtttcactcAAGACCCCCAACATTGTTGCTTGAGTAGTTCGTATGTGTTGTGTGTGTGTATTATATCATGTTACCGTCATGCACTCGCATAGGGGATTTAAAACGTGTGGGGTTTGcttaagttatattttgtacCGAAAATAAACAGCATCTAATATAGTGTTAcagattttaatattaaatgttaacCTTTGTGAATGTGGCAcagtattttataactttgaacagcatatagtagagtggggaaagacgggacacctttggcacatgaacgtgttttaaacagttaacaacggtccatgggggtcgtgaggatacggtttcataattctttgtttactaccaaatgggacgagaaaatagattgaaagaTGCCCCATccttccccacccttctatatctAACATTATACTTGTATaggttaataaagttttatcgTTATTATGACAGTCAGCGGTCTGGTACACACATTGTGGCTTCACACATCATGCGTATAAGCCGGGAGCTGCGGGCCATGCATAAGTTACGCTTTTAATCCACATAATCCTTTTAGAAGCCAAAACGTCAGGTTTTTGACTGGAATAAAACAGCATTTATGCTCCCTAAGTGGGTCCGTGGtctattttgtgtttgtgaagatatgtttcttattttatatatcGTGCGTTTAAAAtctaactttttattttaaaatttacacttTTTGATTCATTTTCCTAATTATTACCATTTGCTCAGTTTAATCTGCTATGAAattgtacttttttattttaatcgcGTTACAGCAAAAATGTTACAAAGCGACTCTGTTTGCCGACCGAAAGGTTACTTTAGGTTGGGAATTACAGTTAAAATGCTAACTATCCAGTTAAAATATAGCGAGTATTTAGTGACTGTTTCTGGGTGTTTTCAAAGCAccttttggttttaaatatatcactCTACAAGCGCTAAAGGTTCTAGTTTTCGCACTCTTTCGACCTATGCGTGCTTTCgtgtatgttttgtaaacacaGTCGAGGTCTGGGTAATACATCAAGACAACTTGACGCTGTTACCGCGAGGCGAAAATTGGCGATCAAATAATGAACtatgtgacatcacaacttaGTTAGACAAATACTGTGGTTGTAATCGAATATAGAAAGGTCATTTCTGGATACCGAAACGTTGTCAAAGTACACATTAGCGCAACTAAACTTCTGGCATAAGATATGCAAGATTACAACATAGTAGTGTATTCGTTGTGCACAAACATTATTCAagcaattaaattttgttggtcggtaaaagaaaatgaatctCAGTATTCAAATACACAATGACTTATTGAAATTATACCTTAgtgacttttttaataaactcaATCTCTAATTGTCAAATGTTCTGTAACGTTTACTTTTATGCTCATTTTGtcattttagacaacccattagtaatgTTTATGTTGATTCTGCGATACATAAGTGCGTTGATACACTACACAACTGAACAactataaacattaaaactaaGTACGGTGCTATGACCTTAAATTCGACTTGGGATTCAATAGTTAGCTTAGTTGTCGATTAGTAGTAGATATTGCCTGCATGAGGTGTAAGTTCTTTTCGTATTAAGCCGAGTGTGCGTTTAATGGCAATTTGCGTGTTTGTGTAAAGTACCAAATAGAACCGCAGCGCCACCTTGCGGAcggaatattttaaatacactatttgtaataaatgtgattttttaaaacttctgaCTAACAACTTACATAATGAAACCGATTTcaacaacaaatttatttttttctatagaatctaaacaaaacataattgatACTATATTTTGTGATTCACTAAAATGACTAAATCAAATAAGTActgcaaataaaaacacaacagcGCGGTTCTGTTGCCAAGATACAATATTCAACTTTGTTATGAAACAGTCTATCATGAAATAGCAGCGTTGTAAATACTTAACAAAATGGCTAATTTATCAGGTATCTTAtgaaatagtttattttattcgcTTCGAAACCGCTTTGCTGTTTGACTGTTTTGTTGGTTTGGTGTTCCTGGTCTTTTATTTGAAGAAtctgaaaacaattttaaacacaaatgttaAGTCGGGGTTTCTAACCTATACTGTGGTATATAAGGTATACAagttatgtgtttttgttattatcCTGGAAATCTGGTTCAATATACTATGTGTAAACAATATATcaatggctcatctggtataaaaaacgtatagtgtatttccaacgtttcgtctgccatacggcaagacttcatcagggaaatAATGCCTGGTAGCACAAgttatgtgtttttgtattatCCTGGAAATCTGGTTCAATATACTACAGCTAGTGTTTTGATTGTCAGACACACCAGAATACTTTAAATCACACTCAGAGATATTAATAAATAGAAAGGCATAAAtgtaattgtgtttttcaaACTACACCTGATCCAGCACTCATTGTGTTTGACAAATCTGGTTGCATTATTGCTGAAAGCAACCAAGTGCTACTGAGTATTACTTGGGGGTGTTTAATACAAGCAGTAATATAATTGTCAACGTACTTTCAGTTGAGGTTTGAGGTTTATTTGATTCGGTTGAATTTCCATTTGAATTCGTTGTCACAGAGTCGCGAGATTTTTCATCCTGCCATATTAACAAGGAGTCCATTGAACTGTCGTCTATATCAGCTGGACTAGGGGCAGAGGAGGGTGTACTGGTGTTGGTACGACCTGTGGaagatgaatgaatggaactaTTTATTCTCACGTAGTAGGATATTGACTTTGGttttaacacaagtgttttttgtttcatacacctcatgtccgcttacgagtaacGGTGTATGCAACTTTAggtgactattttttttagcTATGTGCTTTTGTGAAAGCGTTAGGCaagtaaagtatatatactAGTCACATAAGAAAGTGACCAAGTATATTCATTTAAGAAAATTATGTTTGACATAACTTACTATTctcattaattaataatacgTCTGGGTTTTTCGGAGGATTTTCGGGGATTTTTGGTGGTTCTGCATTTTCTTGCAGTTCGTTTTCTTTAACCACCGAGTCTGGCATTGGAACCCATTTATATATTCTTAGTGAAGAATCAGCAATTGAAACCCATTTCTTTTCCctgaaagttaaaaatatatgggTTAGTTGGATTGGGTGTTTAAGAATATACACTAAAAAGGAAAAGGAATATAtctatacaaaatatataggcACGAAAACTAAACACAtctttaaacttatttaaaactaattactGCATAATGCATACCTCATAACTGATAAGACAAATTTTCATTggtataaaagtaaaacattacCATCGTCGTACTTTCTCCAGTACAGTCATAGCTCGCTTAATGTCATCTTTTGCCCGACTTCTAGTTTCTGCCCTTGCTGATCGCCCAGTTgacattttattcaatttactTCAAATTGTCGAAACCAAACTCCTATAGACAGCCAAACCCTTTGTTGAGAAAACATGTAACTATCGTATGAACACATCTTACagaagttaaatatatatggtgGCCTATACTCAGCCAAAAAAACTCCTTTTACCACTGTTTTATACTTAAGACACAAACaaacgtttaaaattaatattttactataaAAACCGAAGTTTTTTGAACCAACAAATTTCATTACACAAAGCACAACAGAAGTAGACAAAACTTTATGCTGGCCGCCAGGATTcgcctttttctcttttttccgAGAGCGACACATGACGTCAGTACAACGTATTCTTATCCATATAGTGGTTATGCATATGCTTGCTACTGCGGTAAAATCGTAGTGCAAAGTAAATACAAACTTAACATTAATGTTCTGTGATTTCTTCGGAAGTTGCCTTGGGAACATGTTTCCGGCCGTACTTAAAGTTTAAGCTTCTTTACAAGAAGAAGAAATTAAAACGAGAAATAAAACGGGAACACATTTTTACATACCAGCGTTAATTGCTCCTAACCCGCTCttcaataattattattattccaCGCTTTTTACACATCGCCCTACCAAGTTGCAACACGATAGTATTGCAAGACGTGGCAGTTCAGATGAAGCAGCTTTGAGTTAACTCGGTTTTGCATCAGATTTGGATTATACTATACATGCTACTATACAAGACTGAAGTAAGGTATTGGTTTTTAACtagttttgtttactttatacaACAGCTATACTGCAGTTACTACATTATTTGCCTAACTTATTATTagaactatatttataatttttaatagtaTGTTGTGCCTTTCGTTTAATATAGGTAACCGTACTTCATTTTCACGAGTTATGCGTGACGGTTTTTGTTCCGTAACCATATACGTCACTCGCGACATTGATGTCGTTTTTTTAACACTCGGTGCACAACGCGTTTGTTACGTTATTAAAATCGCCGAATTATTCCGTTAGGTCGCAGGAGAACGACCTTCGTAATCGCTCGCGCTTTCAGCATTGCTGAACCACGCACACGTACCAGCAAACTTCGGTTTCTTCTGTACACGATTGCGTTTCGCGACGTTtgtttcatggggccccatgcgcgttttgcgtcgacgcaaggcagattatatatatatacatgttctaattatatttgcggTTACCTGCGAAGCAAGAAGATTAAAGAACTGGTAAAGTATAATCACAtttggcattattacgtacatcAGATATTTTCTAGATATCGgcgatgtgacgtcacgaagtggtgataaCGCGAAAGAAGAACCCACTTTGTa
Proteins encoded in this window:
- the foxB gene encoding FoxB protein (The RefSeq protein has 1 substitution, 1 frameshift compared to this genomic sequence), producing the protein MPRPGRDSYGDQKPPYSYIALTAMAIQSSPNKMMSLSEIYRYIMDRFPFYRNNTQRWQNSLRHNLSFNDCFVKVPRRGDQPGKGSLWSLHPTCGEMFENGSFLRRRKRFKTNSPQRRSVIQNGVSHHALSRYQHIANVRSGEVGLNSIEDNPSYNMINRHNLYQAQQQLLNRPRFGTFPNPWVPNETRLPGMQSPEAAAAAVAYFRSAMTGFQSVVNKMSVGDLQQAALASRMKYPVFNTLQGVFPNANAPNLNINMESKQELSSDGLKSENSPCSSRPPSSDEENSTFPIPSPTSPKPNSKINFSIENIISGRFSPKEPKQDEQSVSPVAPSKKRCQNHDFESNAKRIRRDTDRASTPCMLEAYPKVALPKSPQNIIQPDDTPRTSTPKPAVYSDIKPQLVTFPFRTNFNSTTEAPRFRDSLAEYSALYKSTKVVEYNHPKTSQSKYAPPIQENDDVTFSAFAKLKRFTELQVQ
- the LOC100180348 gene encoding B-cell CLL/lymphoma 7 protein family member B-like, with product MSTGRSARAETRSRAKDDIKRAMTVLEKVRRWEKKWVSIADSSLRIYKWVPMPDSVVKENELQENAEPPKIPENPPKNPDVLLINENSRTNTSTPSSAPSPADIDDSSMDSLLIWQDEKSRDSVTTNSNGNSTESNKPQTSTENSSNKRPGTPNQQNSQTAKRFRSE